A region from the Chionomys nivalis chromosome 22, mChiNiv1.1, whole genome shotgun sequence genome encodes:
- the LOC130864351 gene encoding odorant-binding protein 2a-like — translation MKSLLLTFVLLGLVAVLKAQEVPSDDQEDYSGTWYPKAMIHNGSLPCFKIPSKVFPVKVTALEGGDLEADVIFWKNGQCHDIKILMKKTDEPGKFTSFHGKKSLYIIELPVKDHYIFYGEGHYHGKSYSVGKLMGRNPEPNPEAMEEFKKFVQRKGLKEENILVPELNE, via the exons ATGAAGAGCCTGCTCTTGACTTTCGTGCTTCTGGGGCTGGTGGCTGTCCTGAAGGCCCAAGAAGTTCCGTCAGATGACCAGGAGGAT TACTCTGGGACCTGGTATCCAAAGGCCATGATACACAACGGCAGCCTACCCTGTTTCAAGATCCCCTCGAAGGTTTTCCCTGTGAAGGTAACAGCCCTGGAAGGAGGAGACCTGGAGGCCGATGTTATATTCTG GAAGAACGGTCAGTGCCATGACATTAAAATCCTGATGAAGAAAACTGATGAGCCTGGCAAATTCACCTCCT TTCATGGCAAGAAGTCCCTTTATATCATTGAGCTGCCGGTGAAGGACCACTATATCTTCTACGGTGAAGGCCATTACCACGGAAAGTCGTACAGCGTGGGAAAGCTCATGG GGAGAAACCCTGAGCCAAacccagaggccatggaagaatttAAGAAATTTGTACAGCGTAAGGGACTCAAAGAGGAAAACATCCTTGTACCAGAGTTGAATG AATAG
- the LOC130864352 gene encoding odorant-binding protein 2a-like, giving the protein MKSLFLTLLLGLVAFLKAQLVPSDDQEDYSGTWYPKATIYNGSLPSHMIPSKVFPVKMTALEGGNMEVNFILWINGQCHDLKFMMKKTDEPGKFTTFYCKKPIYITELPVKDHCIFYWEDDYHGKSYGVGKLMGRNPEENPEAMEEFKKFVQRKGLKEENILVPELNG; this is encoded by the exons ATGAAGAGCCTGTTCCTGACCTTGCTTCTGGGGCTGGTGGCTTTCCTGAAAGCCCAGTTAGTTCCATCAGATGACCAGGAGGAT TACTCTGGGACCTGGTATCCAAAGGCCACGATATACAATGGCAGCCTACCCAGTCACATGATACCCTCGAAGGTTTTCCCTGTGAAGATGACAGCCCTGGAAGGAGGAAACATGGAGGTCAACTTTATATTATG GATAAACGGTCAGTGCCATGACCTAAAATTCATGATGAAGAAAACTGATGAGCCTGGCAAATTCACCACCT TTTACTGCAAGAAGCCCATCTATATCACAGAGCTGCCCGTGAAGGACCACTGTATATTCTACTGGGAAGACGATTACCACGGGAAGTCGTATGGCGTGGGAAAGCTCATGG GGAGAAACCCTGAGGAAAacccagaggccatggaagaatttAAGAAATTTGTACAGCGTAAGGGACTCAAAGAGGAAAACATCCTTGTACCAGAGTTGAATG GTTAG